The segment CGGATCTCGATCGCCCGCTTCCGCTCCCAATAGCGGCGCACATTCTCCGGCGCGTTGGCGATATAGCGCTCCTTGATCTGCTCTTCGTCCATCAGCTCTTCCGGAGCCGGCACTCGCGGCATCTCGCCTTGATGCTCGAAACCGGGCTCGTCGATCTGGAAGGAAACCGTCATTGCGAAGATCGCCTTGCCGTGCTGGATCGCCAGCACACGGCGCGTATTGAAACTCGAGCCGTCCCGCAGCCGGTCCACCTGATAGAGGATCGGGACAGCGGGATCGCCGGGGAGCATGAAATAGGCATGCAGCGAATGCGCGAAACGATCATCCGTCACTGTCCGCTGCGCCGCCATCAGCGCCTGGCCGATCACCTGCCCGCCGAAGACGCGCTGCCAGCCGACCTGCGGACTGTTGCCGCGAAACAGGTTCATCTCGATCGTTTCCAGATCGAGTGTCGCGAGCACGACTTCCATGGCAGTCATTTTCTCATTCTCGCGCGACATTTTGATTGAACTCCGACGGTAGGAACCACGAATGGGATGCTCTATATAGAACAGGAAATGACAGTAGGACACGGGGAAGCGCTATGTTGGACATGCTGATAGTGGGTGGCGGTTATGTGGGCCTCGCCGCTGCGGTCGCCGTCAAGCAGGCGGCCCCCCATCTTGACGTCATGGTCATCGAGGCCGCCCCGGAAACCGCCTGGAAGAAGGATATGCGCGCTTCGGCGATCATCGCCGCCGCCTCGAAGATGCTGAAGGTTTTCGGCATCTGGGACGAGATCAAGCCGGAAGCGGAACCGATCACCCGCATGATCGTCACCGATTCGCGCACCGGCGATCCTGTACGCCCGGTATTTCTGACGTTCGACGGAGAAGTGGCCGAAGGTCAACCCTTCGCGCATATGGTTCCGAACCTCACCATGGTCGGCGCGTTGCGCGGCGCCTGCGAACGCCTCGGCATTACGATTCGCCACGGCGTCAGCGCGACAGACTTCAAGACCGGCGATGCCAATGTCACGCTGACGCTCTCGGACGGCAGCGCGCTGGAAGCAAGGCTGCTCGTCGCCTGCGATGGCGTGCGCTCCAAGCTCCGCGACATGGCCGGCATCAAGACTGTAAGCTGGGACTACGGCCAGTCCGGCATCGTCGTGACCGTCGAGCACGAACGGCCGCACAATGGCTGCGCCGAGGAGCATTTCCTGCCTTCCGGCCCCTTCGCCATCCTGCCGCTGAAGAACAATCGCGCCTCGCTCGTATGGACCGAGCGCACACCGGACGCCGACCGGCTGGTCGCCGCCGACGATCTGGTATTCGAAGAAGAGTTGGAGCGGCGTTTCGGCCACAAACTCGGTGCACTGCATACGGTCGGCGAGCGCCGTGCCTTCCCGCTCGGCCTGACGCTCGCCCGCGATTTCGTCGCACCGCGCTTTGCGCTCGCCGGCGACGCGGCCCACGGCATCCACCCGATCTCCGGCCAGGGCCTCAATCTCGGCTTCAAGGATGTAGCCGCATTGGCGGAAACCGTGGTCGAAGCGGACCGCCTTGGCCTCGATATCGGCTCGATCAACATTCTCGAACGCTACCAGACCTGGCGGCGCTTCGACACCTTCCGCATGGGGGTAACGACCGACGTGCTGAACCGGCTGTTCTCCAACGACATCACGCCGCTGCGCATCGCTCGCGATTTCGGCCTCGGCCTCGTCGACCGGCTGCCGCAACTCAAATCCTTCTTCATCGGCCAGGCCGCCGGCACTGCTGCCAGGGACAATCCGCGGCTGCTGGCGGGCGAGGCGATTTGAGTTCCGTTTGCCTTTGCCGGTAACGCCCCCCTCAACCTGCCCTTCGGGCATCCTTCTCCCCGCTGGGGCGAAGGTACTACTTCTTGCGGCACAGAATCCTACCTTCGCCCCAGCGGGGAGAAGGTCGAGCGCAGCTCGGGTTGAGGGGGCGTTACCGGGAAAAATCCGCCTCAATCCTCGATACGTCGCGCCTCCGAGATCAGCATGATCGGAATGCCATCGCGGATGGGATAGGCGAGCCGCGCATTTTCCGACACCAGCTCGTTCTTCTCGCGATCGTAACTCAGCCGTCCCTTGGTAAGCGGGCAAACGAGAAGATCGAGAAGTTTCGGGTCCACCTTGCTGACGGTGATGTCCATCGCAAACCCCTACTGCATGACCGAATCGGTATCGCCGAAGCGGGCGAGGACGATTTCGATGATGGCAATGAAGGTTTCCGCCCGTGTCTTCAGGTCGGGCGCTTCCAGCAGCGCCTGCTTCTCGGCGGGGTCGAAGGGAGCCATCATCGCCAGCGAATTGACCAGCGTCATATTGCTGGCGCGCTCCACGCTCTCCCAGTCCGCCTCCAGCTTGTTGGCATCGAGATAAGCCCGGAAGGCCGAAAGCAGTGCCGAACGATCAACCGTATCTTCCTCGTCGCGCGACTTGAGGTCGGAAATGAAAGGCGTAATGCGGAAGGTGCGGTAGGGATGATGGCCGGTGATCTCATCCATCAGCCGGAAACGGCAGATGCCGGTCAGCGAGACGATATAGCGGCCATCGCCTGTCTCGGCGAAGGATGTGATGCGACCAAGGCAACCGACATGCGAAAGATGCGGCGTTTCCGGCGGCTCGCCGAGCGCCGGCTGCACGACGCCGACCAGCCTGTTGCCGGCGATCGCGGCATCGAACATCGAAAGATAACGCGGCTCGAAGATATTGAGCGGCAACTGTCCGGTCGGCAGAAGCAGGGCACCGGAAAGAGGAAAGACAACAACCGATTCCGGCAGATCGCTTGGCTTCAAATATCTGGCATTGCCGACTTGCATGATTTTCGTCCCGCTACTCACTGCGCCGCTCATTTATGAGATGCGCAAGAACGATATCCAACGGACATTGTTCCGTCACACGCCACGCCACAGGACAATGTGGCCCCCTCTACCGAAAACACAAGAGGATTTCCGGACAAAATGCCGAAGCATTTCGCTTTCCTGTCCCACCGAGGCAGCCTCTGCACCCTGGATGGCGTAGGTGCCTTCCGGATGCTCCTTTAAACGGACGACGTCTTAGGAAAACAGGATCGACGAAAGCTTGCGGCGCGCGGCAATGGTCGCCGGGTCCTTCGGGCCCCAAACCTCGAAGAACTGCAGCAACTGGCGGCGCGCACCGTCATCGTCGAAGGCGCGGTCGCGGCGCATGATCGTCAGCAGATGCTCGGCCGCCTCATCGCGCTTGCCCTCGACATTGCGGATCTTGGCGAGCTTGATGCGCTGCTCGTGATTGTCGGGATTGAGCGCCAATTCACGCTCAAGCGCCACTGGATCGCCGAGCTTGCGGGCTTCTTCGATCTGATCGAGCTTCTTCACCACGGCCTGGATGCCGGCATCATTGGCAAGCGTTTCCGGTAGATCGGTCAGCGCCTCGCGCGCCCTCTGGCTCTGGCCGGCCGCGATCATGCACTCGGCCATGCCGGCAAGCGCCTTGGCATTTTCCGGATCGGCCTGCAGCACTGCGCCGAACAACTCAGCGGCGCCATTGATATCGCCGGCGGCGAGAAGACCGGCCGCCTCTTCCAGAATCGCTTTGATCTCCGCCGCCTGATCGCCTGCAGCGTCAGCCGGACCGCCGAGGCGATCGATGAACTGGCGAATCTGGCTTTCGGGGACGGCACCCATGAAACCGTCGGCCGGACGGCCGTTGACG is part of the Rhizobium sp. CB3090 genome and harbors:
- the trxA gene encoding thioredoxin, whose product is MSGSNNPYNASFGGQMSGSASYGVAPVASGGASPIKDTTTANFARDVIEESRNQPVLVDFWAPWCGPCKQLTPVLEKVVNEGKGRVKLVKMNIDDHPAIPGQLGIQSIPAVIAFVNGRPADGFMGAVPESQIRQFIDRLGGPADAAGDQAAEIKAILEEAAGLLAAGDINGAAELFGAVLQADPENAKALAGMAECMIAAGQSQRAREALTDLPETLANDAGIQAVVKKLDQIEEARKLGDPVALERELALNPDNHEQRIKLAKIRNVEGKRDEAAEHLLTIMRRDRAFDDDGARRQLLQFFEVWGPKDPATIAARRKLSSILFS
- a CDS encoding LON peptidase substrate-binding domain-containing protein; translated protein: MQVGNARYLKPSDLPESVVVFPLSGALLLPTGQLPLNIFEPRYLSMFDAAIAGNRLVGVVQPALGEPPETPHLSHVGCLGRITSFAETGDGRYIVSLTGICRFRLMDEITGHHPYRTFRITPFISDLKSRDEEDTVDRSALLSAFRAYLDANKLEADWESVERASNMTLVNSLAMMAPFDPAEKQALLEAPDLKTRAETFIAIIEIVLARFGDTDSVMQ
- the tesB gene encoding acyl-CoA thioesterase II, giving the protein MSRENEKMTAMEVVLATLDLETIEMNLFRGNSPQVGWQRVFGGQVIGQALMAAQRTVTDDRFAHSLHAYFMLPGDPAVPILYQVDRLRDGSSFNTRRVLAIQHGKAIFAMTVSFQIDEPGFEHQGEMPRVPAPEELMDEEQIKERYIANAPENVRRYWERKRAIEIRPVSLDRYFSRSQPSQRQDIWVRLTGPVPDDRLYRNAVLAYLSDMTLIDAALHAHGTSVFDQGLQVASLDHAMWFHRPFQLDDWLLYTQDSPSASGARGLARGSLFTRSGVLIASVAQEGLIRKKAND
- a CDS encoding ubiquinone biosynthesis hydroxylase; this encodes MLDMLIVGGGYVGLAAAVAVKQAAPHLDVMVIEAAPETAWKKDMRASAIIAAASKMLKVFGIWDEIKPEAEPITRMIVTDSRTGDPVRPVFLTFDGEVAEGQPFAHMVPNLTMVGALRGACERLGITIRHGVSATDFKTGDANVTLTLSDGSALEARLLVACDGVRSKLRDMAGIKTVSWDYGQSGIVVTVEHERPHNGCAEEHFLPSGPFAILPLKNNRASLVWTERTPDADRLVAADDLVFEEELERRFGHKLGALHTVGERRAFPLGLTLARDFVAPRFALAGDAAHGIHPISGQGLNLGFKDVAALAETVVEADRLGLDIGSINILERYQTWRRFDTFRMGVTTDVLNRLFSNDITPLRIARDFGLGLVDRLPQLKSFFIGQAAGTAARDNPRLLAGEAI
- a CDS encoding Trm112 family protein translates to MDITVSKVDPKLLDLLVCPLTKGRLSYDREKNELVSENARLAYPIRDGIPIMLISEARRIED